One genomic window of Bacillaceae bacterium S4-13-56 includes the following:
- a CDS encoding YtxH domain-containing protein: protein MSKGKSLLAGFLIGGAVSAATVLLTAPSSGRELRAKAKNQTEYYRNKLDVLLEEGVQIKDQVLKTSKEGVVLLKDLSSDVRSSIEGWKSTIEPHQRNIEKHLKEIEESLKELEKQTKSEEQI, encoded by the coding sequence ATGAGTAAGGGAAAATCATTATTGGCAGGCTTTTTAATTGGAGGTGCAGTTAGTGCTGCAACTGTATTACTTACAGCTCCCTCATCAGGAAGAGAGCTTCGCGCAAAAGCCAAAAACCAAACGGAATACTACAGAAATAAGTTGGATGTTCTTTTAGAGGAAGGTGTGCAAATAAAAGATCAAGTATTGAAGACCTCAAAGGAAGGGGTAGTACTACTTAAAGATCTCTCGTCTGATGTTAGATCATCCATTGAAGGCTGGAAAAGCACAATTGAGCCTCATCAACGGAATATCGAGAAACATTTAAAAGAAATCGAGGAAAGCTTGAAGGAACTGGAGAAACAAACGAAGAGTGAAGAACAGATATAG